Proteins found in one Acidimicrobiales bacterium genomic segment:
- a CDS encoding plastocyanin/azurin family copper-binding protein: MARIMRLGGAVAIAAGVLTACGGGGSTATRTVRVDYRADEFPSSFLGYYPRNVIVHPGDTVVFKQTWSGEPHSVTMGTVVDNFIKYEPLMEKYDSREAALADGVPQSTVDAVDAAAAKVPGMVDDDRKIYEGGARPCYVAKVADVPTYTDSHDNVITGPSTTCPTQGQPQPQFTGRQALYNSGYIPWQGSGANSYTVKIAKNATPGTYSYFCNYHWVSMSGTVKIVPRKTSIPSNAAANREALKEIRKAERKPAEAVRKATRASTRAPSAVLAGANTGDLFSPGYVSANEFFPTKVTAKVGRPVTWSFKGLSHTVSFNVPAYFPVFTVDKTGDVHYDHRAQDAVQWKVPEAVFDENGDPEPRHVDAGDWDGSGGFHSSGLLNEGDTFSVTFTKPGTYPYACAIHPQMIGQVVVTA; the protein is encoded by the coding sequence ATGGCAAGAATCATGCGTCTCGGGGGAGCGGTCGCGATCGCGGCGGGGGTGCTCACGGCTTGCGGTGGCGGCGGCAGCACCGCGACGCGCACCGTGCGGGTCGACTACCGCGCCGACGAGTTCCCCTCGTCGTTTCTCGGTTACTACCCGCGCAACGTGATCGTGCACCCGGGCGACACGGTGGTGTTCAAGCAGACGTGGTCGGGCGAACCACACAGCGTGACGATGGGCACCGTCGTCGACAACTTCATCAAGTACGAACCGCTGATGGAGAAGTACGACTCCAGAGAGGCAGCCCTGGCGGACGGGGTGCCGCAGTCGACGGTCGATGCCGTCGACGCCGCTGCGGCCAAGGTGCCGGGGATGGTCGACGACGATCGCAAGATCTACGAGGGTGGGGCGCGGCCCTGCTACGTCGCCAAGGTCGCCGACGTCCCGACCTACACCGACAGCCACGACAACGTCATCACGGGACCGAGTACCACGTGCCCGACGCAAGGGCAGCCGCAGCCGCAGTTCACCGGCCGCCAGGCGCTCTACAACAGCGGCTACATCCCCTGGCAGGGCAGCGGGGCGAACTCCTACACCGTGAAGATTGCCAAGAACGCAACGCCGGGGACCTACAGCTACTTCTGCAACTACCACTGGGTGTCGATGAGCGGCACGGTCAAGATCGTTCCGCGCAAGACCTCCATCCCTTCCAACGCCGCGGCGAATCGCGAGGCGCTCAAGGAGATCCGCAAGGCGGAGCGCAAACCGGCGGAAGCGGTGCGCAAGGCCACTCGCGCCTCGACGCGCGCACCGAGTGCGGTCCTCGCCGGAGCGAACACCGGCGATCTGTTCTCACCCGGCTACGTGTCGGCGAACGAGTTCTTCCCGACGAAGGTCACGGCGAAGGTCGGCCGTCCGGTCACGTGGAGCTTCAAGGGGCTGTCGCACACCGTCAGCTTCAACGTGCCGGCGTACTTCCCGGTCTTCACCGTCGACAAGACGGGCGACGTGCACTACGACCACCGAGCGCAGGATGCCGTGCAGTGGAAAGTGCCCGAAGCGGTCTTCGACGAGAACGGCGACCCGGAGCCCCGGCATGTCGATGCAGGCGACTGGGACGGATCGGGCGGCTTTCATTCGTCCGGACTGTTGAACGAAGGCGACACGTTCTCGGTGACGTTCACCAAGCCGGGCACGTATCCGTACGCGTGCGCCATCCACCCCCAGATGATCGGCCAGGTCGTCGTCACGGCGTAA
- the leuA gene encoding 2-isopropylmalate synthase yields MPPKNVQPKKMPFEKYQAFRPLPLALPDRRWPNVQIEKAPLWCSVDLRDGNQALIDPMDPTRKLRMFTTLVDMGFKEIEVGFPSASQPDFDFVRQLIEDDLVPDDVTIQVLTQCRDELIERTYESLEGCNKAIVHFYNSTSILQRRVVFGLDYEGITKIATDAAKMCRKLESNMGNSHIRYEYSPESFTGTEIDYAIEICSAVFDVIEPDADSKIIFNLPATVEMYTPNIYGDVIEYFHRNVPHRDRIVLSLHPHNDRGTGVAAAEFGVMAGADRVEGTLFGNGERTGNVDVVNLAMNLFSQGVDPELDISDIDALRRVAEYCNRLPVSPRHPWGGDLVYTSFSGSHQDAIKKGFDALYAEQGQDYHEWGVPYLPIDPKHVGRTYEAVVRVNSQSGKGGVAYIMKAEHGFELPRRLQIEFSRAIQHVTEDTGTEISPAEMWSRFESEYLPAEPTYQLLSHEMTTNDKGATITAQLLVHGEHRTVTGTGNGPVAAFVHALQSNLDVDVEVTDYAEHAVSAGAEATAVAYVEARNEDGIRWGVAMDPSILAASLKAVLGAVSRLEQLTP; encoded by the coding sequence ATGCCCCCCAAGAACGTGCAACCGAAGAAGATGCCCTTCGAGAAGTACCAGGCGTTCCGGCCGCTCCCCCTCGCCCTGCCCGATCGCCGCTGGCCGAACGTGCAGATCGAGAAAGCGCCGCTGTGGTGCTCGGTTGACCTGCGCGACGGCAACCAGGCGTTGATCGACCCGATGGACCCGACGCGCAAGCTGCGCATGTTCACCACCCTCGTCGACATGGGGTTCAAGGAGATCGAGGTCGGGTTCCCGTCGGCCAGCCAGCCCGACTTCGACTTCGTCCGCCAACTGATCGAGGACGACCTCGTCCCGGACGACGTCACGATCCAGGTGCTGACGCAGTGCCGCGACGAACTCATCGAGCGCACCTACGAGTCGCTCGAAGGATGCAACAAGGCGATCGTGCACTTCTACAACTCGACGTCGATCCTGCAGCGCCGCGTGGTGTTCGGGCTCGACTACGAGGGCATCACGAAGATCGCCACCGACGCCGCGAAGATGTGCCGCAAGCTCGAGTCGAACATGGGCAACTCGCACATTCGCTACGAGTACTCGCCCGAGTCCTTCACGGGTACCGAGATCGACTACGCCATCGAGATCTGCTCGGCGGTGTTCGATGTCATCGAGCCCGACGCCGATTCCAAGATCATCTTCAACCTGCCGGCGACGGTCGAGATGTACACGCCCAACATCTACGGCGACGTCATCGAGTACTTCCACCGCAACGTCCCCCACCGCGACCGCATCGTGCTTTCGCTGCACCCGCACAACGACCGCGGCACCGGCGTGGCCGCGGCGGAGTTCGGGGTGATGGCCGGTGCCGATCGTGTCGAGGGCACGCTGTTCGGCAACGGTGAGCGCACCGGCAACGTCGACGTCGTCAATCTCGCGATGAACCTCTTCAGCCAGGGCGTCGACCCCGAACTCGACATCTCCGACATCGACGCGCTGCGCCGCGTCGCCGAATACTGCAACCGCCTGCCGGTGTCGCCGCGGCATCCCTGGGGTGGCGACCTCGTCTACACGTCGTTCTCCGGCTCGCACCAGGACGCGATCAAGAAGGGCTTCGACGCGCTGTACGCCGAGCAGGGCCAGGACTACCACGAGTGGGGCGTTCCCTACCTGCCGATCGACCCGAAGCACGTCGGACGCACGTACGAAGCGGTCGTGCGGGTCAACAGCCAGTCGGGCAAGGGTGGCGTCGCCTACATCATGAAGGCGGAGCACGGCTTCGAACTCCCGCGCCGGCTTCAGATCGAGTTCTCACGTGCGATCCAGCACGTGACGGAGGACACCGGCACCGAGATCTCGCCCGCCGAGATGTGGTCGCGCTTCGAGAGCGAGTATCTGCCAGCCGAGCCGACGTACCAACTTCTGAGCCACGAGATGACGACCAACGACAAGGGCGCCACGATCACCGCGCAGCTCCTCGTCCACGGCGAGCACCGGACGGTGACGGGAACGGGCAACGGCCCGGTCGCCGCGTTCGTGCACGCGCTGCAGAGCAACCTCGACGTCGACGTCGAAGTCACCGACTACGCCGAGCACGCCGTGTCGGCTGGCGCGGAAGCGACCGCCGTGGCCTACGTCGAGGCCCGCAACGAGGACGGCATCCGCTGGGGCGTCGCCATGGACCCGTCGATCCTCGCCGCCTCACTCAAAGCCGTCCTCGGCGCCGTCTCCCGCCTCGAACAGCTCACCCCTTGA
- a CDS encoding ABC transporter permease, with the protein MTSTLLARRVVERNALAYRRMWLSFAAAFVEPLLYLLSVGIGVGALVGKLPGPGGHMLSYREFVAPGLLAASAMMGSIFDTTIAFFVKYKYLKTYDAMLATPISIANMSVGEVVWGLLRGAIYAGGFLVVMLGFGMLHSWWALLCLPVASLVGYAFAGVGLAAAAFMRSWTDFDYVNGAVFPMFLFSATFFPLSRYPHSVQSIVSWTPLYQGVALERALIVGAVGPGLVVRAVYLVVMGAVGLRIAVSRLGRLLQP; encoded by the coding sequence GTGACCTCGACGTTGCTGGCGCGCCGCGTCGTCGAGCGCAACGCGTTGGCGTACCGCCGCATGTGGCTGTCCTTCGCCGCGGCGTTTGTCGAGCCGTTGCTGTACTTGCTGTCGGTCGGCATCGGCGTGGGTGCGCTCGTCGGCAAGCTGCCCGGACCGGGCGGCCACATGCTGAGCTATCGCGAGTTCGTCGCTCCCGGCCTGCTCGCCGCCTCGGCGATGATGGGATCGATCTTCGACACGACGATCGCCTTCTTCGTCAAGTACAAGTACCTGAAGACGTACGACGCCATGCTGGCGACGCCGATCAGCATCGCCAACATGTCGGTGGGCGAAGTGGTGTGGGGTCTGCTGCGCGGTGCGATCTACGCCGGCGGCTTCCTCGTCGTGATGCTCGGCTTCGGCATGCTGCACTCGTGGTGGGCCCTGCTGTGCCTGCCGGTGGCGTCGCTGGTCGGCTACGCCTTCGCCGGCGTCGGCCTGGCGGCGGCGGCGTTCATGCGCTCGTGGACCGACTTCGACTACGTCAACGGCGCGGTGTTTCCGATGTTCCTGTTCTCGGCGACGTTCTTCCCGCTGTCGCGCTATCCCCACAGCGTGCAGTCGATCGTGAGCTGGACGCCGCTGTACCAGGGGGTGGCCCTCGAGCGTGCCCTGATCGTCGGCGCCGTCGGCCCGGGCCTCGTCGTGCGCGCCGTCTACCTCGTCGTCATGGGCGCCGTCGGCCTGCGCATCGCCGTCAGCCGCCTCGGCAGACTCCTCCAGCCCTAA
- a CDS encoding ABC transporter permease, which translates to MATPGSVRVFERQVRVYRTLWRGSVLSHFAMPLFFLGAMGVGLGPIVDARTKSVGGVDYLTFIAPGLLAFLIAQSSAAEALWPVMAGHKWLGFYHATAATPIEATEIFSGYMLWLAAYTAGIAALFVLAAAVLGGVASWWAPLAVPAAVLGGLAFAVPFSGFSMNRENDFAFSALLRLVVMPAAMFSGTFFPVSQLPSWLRLAVQVSPLYHAIELCRAATTGHARSGAAVVAHVAFLVVLIGVTSLRARVAFRRRLAL; encoded by the coding sequence GTGGCAACGCCTGGCTCGGTGCGCGTGTTCGAACGCCAGGTGCGCGTGTACCGCACGCTGTGGCGCGGGTCGGTGCTGTCGCACTTCGCCATGCCGCTGTTCTTCCTCGGAGCGATGGGCGTCGGTCTCGGCCCGATCGTCGACGCCCGCACCAAGTCCGTCGGTGGCGTCGACTACCTCACGTTTATCGCTCCCGGTCTGCTGGCGTTCCTGATCGCGCAGTCGTCGGCCGCCGAAGCGTTGTGGCCAGTGATGGCGGGACACAAGTGGCTCGGCTTCTACCACGCCACCGCGGCCACGCCGATCGAGGCGACGGAGATCTTCTCGGGCTACATGCTGTGGCTGGCGGCCTACACCGCCGGGATCGCGGCGCTGTTCGTGCTCGCCGCCGCCGTGCTCGGCGGCGTCGCGTCGTGGTGGGCGCCCCTCGCCGTTCCCGCGGCGGTGCTCGGTGGACTGGCCTTCGCCGTGCCCTTCTCGGGCTTCTCGATGAACCGGGAGAACGACTTCGCCTTCTCAGCGTTGCTGCGCCTCGTCGTGATGCCCGCCGCGATGTTCTCGGGCACGTTCTTCCCTGTCAGCCAGCTGCCGTCGTGGCTGCGCCTCGCGGTGCAGGTCTCACCGCTGTACCACGCCATCGAGTTGTGTCGCGCCGCGACGACGGGTCACGCGCGCTCGGGCGCGGCCGTCGTCGCTCACGTCGCGTTTCTCGTCGTGCTGATCGGCGTCACGTCGCTGCGGGCGCGCGTGGCGTTCCGGCGGAGGTTGGCGCTGTGA
- a CDS encoding Zn-dependent alcohol dehydrogenase, producing the protein MAKAAVFVGQDQPLVIRTDVEVEAPHAHEVKVRMGASGVCHSDLSMTNGTMMAFPPIILGHEGAGVVEAVGEGVTNVKVGDHVVISWVPQCGECFFCQHDQGYLCEAASGALAMGTMMDGTTRATSEGAPLPQMAGAGTFSEVSILPDVAVVKIDDDVDMKVAALIGCGVLTGTGAAMNTADIKPGDTVAVVGCGGVGLNVIQGARIKGAKEIIAIDMVESKLQLAKEFGATATVNAGQGDPVAQVMEMTGGRGADVAFEVIGLQATIDQTINMTRRGGQAILVGVPKMDVMVTQPAFFGIVLAEKTIKGCWYGSSNVQKDVPKLVELYKKGELKLDELISRTIPLEDVNEAFEAMKTGEVARSVIEYK; encoded by the coding sequence ATGGCAAAGGCTGCCGTTTTCGTTGGGCAGGACCAGCCCCTCGTCATTCGTACCGATGTTGAAGTCGAGGCGCCGCACGCGCACGAAGTGAAGGTCCGCATGGGCGCGTCGGGTGTGTGCCACTCCGACCTGTCGATGACCAACGGCACGATGATGGCGTTCCCGCCGATCATCCTCGGCCACGAGGGCGCGGGCGTCGTCGAAGCGGTTGGTGAAGGCGTCACCAACGTCAAGGTCGGCGACCACGTCGTCATCTCCTGGGTGCCCCAGTGCGGCGAGTGCTTCTTCTGCCAGCATGACCAGGGCTACCTGTGTGAGGCGGCGTCGGGCGCGCTCGCGATGGGCACGATGATGGACGGCACCACTCGGGCCACGTCCGAAGGCGCTCCCCTGCCGCAGATGGCCGGCGCCGGCACGTTCTCGGAGGTCTCGATCCTGCCTGATGTCGCCGTGGTCAAGATCGACGACGACGTCGACATGAAGGTCGCGGCGCTCATCGGCTGCGGCGTGCTCACCGGTACCGGCGCGGCGATGAACACCGCCGACATCAAGCCGGGCGACACCGTCGCCGTCGTGGGCTGCGGTGGCGTGGGCCTCAACGTCATCCAGGGAGCCCGCATCAAGGGCGCCAAGGAGATCATCGCCATCGACATGGTCGAGTCGAAGCTCCAGCTGGCCAAGGAATTCGGTGCCACCGCCACCGTCAACGCCGGCCAGGGCGATCCGGTTGCCCAGGTCATGGAGATGACGGGCGGCCGCGGCGCCGACGTCGCGTTCGAGGTCATCGGCCTCCAGGCCACGATCGACCAGACGATCAACATGACCCGCCGCGGCGGCCAGGCGATCCTCGTCGGCGTGCCGAAGATGGACGTCATGGTTACCCAGCCGGCCTTCTTCGGCATCGTGCTGGCCGAGAAGACGATCAAGGGTTGCTGGTACGGCTCGTCCAACGTGCAGAAGGACGTGCCGAAGCTGGTCGAGCTCTACAAGAAGGGCGAGCTCAAGCTCGACGAGCTGATCAGCCGCACCATCCCGCTCGAGGACGTCAACGAGGCTTTCGAAGCGATGAAGACCGGCGAGGTTGCCCGCTCGGTCATCGAATACAAGTAA
- a CDS encoding alpha/beta hydrolase-fold protein yields MGKRIGALLAACFVLMTIAPRAGAAPDEVTPAEDNPPGCTTAGFGNSSQCGAQGRNNFDDANHVAPIDECKTTVAPSGSTITRILPNGPRRADNSLAFISGACVYLPPGYATSGLHYPVLYLLHGGGGDEQDWANPHDGDIRKTLDDFYAADASHAVIAVMPDGNDGNWHDYADGSFMIETYVLRYLIPYVDRHFRTIADRRGRAVDGLSNGGYGALELAAKAPDLFVAAGGMSSNVGGRDMSGFGNPEEFGAFYYGNTPTPLASNLDNVAVTMDLANGCSNQQDLSTNLCLLVAVDTAFRYDNEAFRDAMAKVEHVGAFEYRESEGEHEWRWWTTWFRERQLPFIYQRLAQPAHTPTTSPLPASFRYRSIASRFSVYGYDVTVTRAHPEFLDLANVSAGGLTVTGTGTATITTAARYVPGAAYAVTTRANGVDRDALVKAGRDGRLTFSVDLGPSHDAEEYSPPARAEDAAGTYAFATREIAIRPIPIVRAAVEARSGTDALPRTGGSAEPLEIGALLLTLALAGRVVNRLRTAE; encoded by the coding sequence TTGGGGAAGCGGATCGGCGCGCTGCTCGCGGCGTGCTTCGTGTTGATGACCATTGCACCGCGCGCCGGCGCGGCGCCGGACGAGGTCACGCCGGCGGAGGACAACCCGCCGGGGTGCACGACCGCCGGGTTCGGCAATTCGAGCCAATGCGGCGCCCAGGGGCGCAACAACTTCGACGACGCCAACCACGTGGCGCCGATCGACGAGTGCAAGACCACTGTCGCGCCGTCGGGCTCGACGATCACGCGCATCCTGCCCAACGGACCGCGCCGCGCCGACAACTCGCTGGCGTTCATCTCCGGCGCCTGCGTCTATCTGCCGCCGGGCTACGCCACCAGCGGACTCCACTACCCGGTGCTGTACCTGCTGCACGGTGGCGGAGGTGACGAGCAGGACTGGGCCAACCCGCACGACGGCGATATCCGCAAGACGCTCGACGACTTCTACGCCGCCGACGCGTCGCACGCAGTGATCGCCGTCATGCCCGACGGCAACGACGGCAACTGGCACGACTACGCCGACGGCTCGTTCATGATCGAGACGTACGTACTGCGCTACCTGATTCCTTACGTCGACCGGCACTTCCGCACGATCGCCGATCGACGCGGTCGCGCCGTCGACGGCTTGTCGAACGGCGGCTACGGAGCGCTGGAACTCGCGGCGAAGGCGCCGGACCTGTTCGTGGCCGCCGGCGGCATGTCGTCCAACGTCGGCGGGCGCGACATGTCCGGCTTCGGGAACCCGGAGGAGTTCGGCGCCTTCTACTACGGCAATACGCCCACGCCGTTGGCGTCGAATCTCGACAACGTCGCGGTCACGATGGACCTCGCCAACGGGTGCTCCAACCAGCAGGACCTCAGCACCAACCTGTGCCTGCTCGTCGCCGTCGACACCGCGTTCCGCTACGACAACGAAGCGTTCCGCGACGCGATGGCGAAGGTCGAACACGTCGGAGCGTTCGAGTACCGCGAGAGCGAGGGCGAACACGAGTGGCGGTGGTGGACGACATGGTTCCGCGAGCGGCAACTGCCCTTTATCTACCAACGCCTCGCCCAACCGGCGCACACACCGACGACCTCGCCGCTGCCGGCGTCGTTCCGCTACCGGTCGATCGCGTCGCGCTTCAGCGTCTACGGCTACGACGTCACCGTCACCCGCGCCCACCCGGAGTTCCTCGACCTCGCCAACGTGTCGGCCGGCGGCCTCACCGTGACCGGCACCGGTACGGCGACAATCACCACCGCGGCGCGCTACGTCCCCGGCGCCGCCTATGCAGTCACGACCCGCGCCAACGGTGTCGACCGCGACGCCCTGGTCAAGGCTGGCCGCGACGGACGCCTCACCTTCTCCGTCGACCTCGGCCCGTCGCATGACGCCGAGGAGTACTCGCCTCCGGCGCGGGCCGAAGACGCCGCTGGCACCTACGCCTTCGCCACCCGCGAGATCGCCATCCGTCCGATCCCGATCGTGCGCGCCGCCGTCGAAGCTCGAAGCGGCACAGACGCCCTCCCCCGTACCGGCGGTTCCGCGGAACCGCTGGAGATCGGTGCGCTCCTGCTGACCTTGGCGCTCGCTGGTCGCGTTGTGAATCGGCTCCGTACCGCGGAGTAG
- a CDS encoding ABC transporter ATP-binding protein, whose translation MSKEPMIVGREVTKRFGAFTAVDAIDFTVERGETFGFLGPNGAGKSSTMRLIGSVSPISSGHLSILGMDPAVDGSRIRARLGVVAQDDNLDTELTVWENLVIYGRYFGLPMSEIRPRAEELLDFVQLRDRRNDKVDPLSGGMKRRLTIARSLINRPELLLLDEPTTGLDPQARHLLWERLWQLKSEGVTMVLTTHYMDEAEQLCDRLVIMDQARIVAEGSPRELIERYTRREVVELRYHTAADRESALPRLRDAYDRVEGLPDRILIYSDDGDGVSSHLNGGGPAPASVFVRRSSLEDVFLTLAGRTLED comes from the coding sequence GTGTCAAAGGAGCCGATGATCGTGGGTCGGGAAGTGACGAAGCGCTTCGGCGCGTTCACCGCCGTCGACGCCATCGACTTCACCGTCGAGCGGGGCGAGACCTTCGGCTTCCTCGGTCCGAACGGCGCGGGCAAGAGCTCGACCATGCGCCTGATCGGCTCGGTGTCGCCGATCTCGAGCGGGCACCTGTCGATCCTCGGCATGGATCCTGCCGTCGACGGGTCGCGTATCCGGGCCCGCCTCGGCGTCGTGGCGCAAGACGACAACCTCGACACCGAACTCACGGTGTGGGAGAACCTCGTCATCTACGGCCGGTACTTCGGGCTGCCGATGTCGGAGATCCGGCCGCGCGCTGAGGAACTGCTCGACTTCGTGCAGCTGCGCGACCGGCGCAACGACAAGGTCGACCCGCTGTCGGGCGGCATGAAGCGGCGCCTCACCATCGCCCGCTCGCTCATCAACCGACCGGAGTTGCTGCTGCTCGACGAACCGACGACGGGCCTCGATCCCCAAGCCCGCCACTTGCTGTGGGAGCGGTTGTGGCAGCTCAAGTCCGAGGGCGTGACCATGGTGTTGACGACGCACTACATGGACGAAGCCGAGCAGCTGTGCGACCGGCTCGTGATCATGGATCAGGCGCGCATCGTCGCCGAGGGCTCGCCGCGTGAATTGATCGAGCGCTACACCCGCCGTGAGGTCGTCGAGCTGCGCTATCACACGGCCGCCGATCGTGAATCGGCGCTACCGCGACTGCGCGACGCCTACGACCGCGTCGAGGGCCTGCCGGATCGCATCCTCATCTACTCCGACGACGGCGACGGTGTGTCGTCGCACCTCAACGGCGGTGGCCCGGCGCCGGCGTCGGTCTTCGTGCGCCGCAGCTCGCTCGAAGACGTCTTCCTCACCCTCGCCGGCCGCACGCTGGAGGACTGA
- a CDS encoding SRPBCC domain-containing protein, which produces MPEIVIDGEVREADPPKKLVHTFHAFFSPEQAAEPGIIVTYLIEPEDNGLTRLTIVTDENNSPHTFAIVTGGEGKLTEGGGGFPFILSDLKSLLESGKSLQD; this is translated from the coding sequence ATGCCCGAGATCGTCATCGACGGCGAGGTGCGCGAAGCCGACCCGCCGAAGAAGCTGGTGCACACCTTCCACGCCTTCTTCAGCCCCGAGCAGGCGGCCGAGCCCGGCATCATCGTCACCTACCTGATCGAGCCCGAGGACAACGGCCTGACCCGGCTGACGATCGTCACCGACGAGAACAACTCACCCCATACGTTCGCCATTGTCACCGGGGGCGAAGGCAAGCTCACCGAAGGCGGCGGCGGCTTCCCGTTCATCCTCAGCGACCTCAAGTCGCTCCTGGAGTCGGGCAAGTCCCTGCAGGACTGA